In one window of Candidatus Scalindua sp. DNA:
- a CDS encoding tetratricopeptide repeat protein, with protein sequence MKVRITMHKRVFFLLLFFTLLGMSNSNAQDHSRHDMLIIKGNRLVVKKKYNEALEAYDEALNTNPQSFQGLFNKGIVLDHLARYKEAIDALSRAASIEPDNHDAWFLKGKALDHNRQYEEAISCFNTALMIKPDFIKALFNKGNVLDYLGRYDESIQTYESIIELRPDSYEGWNNKGLTLARIPERRVEAIAAYDMAISIKPDYYEAWINKGNAAVRIRRYEDAVKAYDRAIEIKPEEHAAWANKGFTLADLGENEKAVNAFNKAIELKSDSYAAWNGKGLSLDKLGKNEDAIVAYEKALDIDPSSYGAWTNLGLAYSRINKQTEALDAYEHAIKLQPDSYETLTNKALELSRLGKYPEALKSVDAAINLKNDYPQAWNTKGEILALSGKVEQAVEAYDRTIEIISDSEANEIPRLAKIKFQALNKKGLTFVRVQQFKEASEEFNKAVKLIPDSFATWMNLGLANVRINKLQNALRAFDRATKLNSGSYEAWNYKGFVFEDLGKLEEALVSFDKSIQINRNFFAAYNNKGLILDKTGKHREAIQSYEKALKINPSFDAAWFNKACSHSLLKEKEEMLFSLSKALQLNPGYKISLQEIPDFANYRTDPDFVKLSDR encoded by the coding sequence ATGAAAGTGAGAATTACCATGCACAAGAGAGTCTTCTTTTTACTGCTATTTTTCACATTACTCGGTATGAGTAATTCAAACGCTCAAGACCATTCCAGACACGATATGCTTATCATTAAAGGAAACAGACTTGTCGTTAAGAAGAAATATAATGAAGCGCTTGAAGCTTATGATGAAGCCCTCAACACAAATCCTCAATCCTTTCAGGGATTATTTAACAAGGGAATAGTCCTGGATCATCTTGCGAGATACAAAGAGGCTATAGATGCGTTAAGCAGAGCAGCTTCCATTGAACCGGACAATCACGATGCCTGGTTTCTGAAGGGAAAAGCGTTAGATCACAATAGGCAATATGAGGAAGCGATCTCATGCTTTAACACAGCATTAATGATAAAACCAGACTTCATAAAGGCCCTGTTTAATAAGGGAAATGTACTTGACTATCTTGGAAGGTACGATGAATCAATTCAAACATACGAAAGTATTATCGAATTAAGGCCTGACTCATATGAAGGGTGGAATAATAAAGGCCTTACCCTTGCACGTATTCCCGAACGAAGAGTAGAGGCGATAGCGGCATATGATATGGCAATATCCATTAAGCCGGATTATTATGAGGCGTGGATTAACAAAGGGAATGCCGCAGTTCGAATTCGAAGGTATGAGGATGCTGTTAAAGCTTACGATAGAGCGATCGAGATAAAACCAGAGGAACATGCTGCATGGGCAAACAAAGGTTTTACACTAGCCGATCTTGGTGAAAATGAGAAAGCTGTTAATGCTTTCAACAAGGCCATAGAACTTAAATCTGATTCCTATGCTGCATGGAATGGCAAAGGCCTGTCACTTGACAAATTAGGAAAGAATGAAGACGCTATTGTTGCTTATGAAAAAGCCTTGGATATAGATCCGAGTTCTTACGGTGCATGGACTAATCTGGGTCTTGCCTATTCCCGTATCAACAAACAGACTGAGGCACTCGATGCATACGAACATGCCATCAAACTCCAGCCAGATTCTTACGAAACACTAACGAACAAGGCTCTCGAACTGTCCAGGCTCGGGAAATACCCTGAGGCACTGAAATCAGTCGATGCAGCTATCAATCTTAAAAATGATTATCCTCAAGCCTGGAATACAAAAGGAGAAATCCTCGCCTTGTCAGGGAAGGTTGAACAAGCTGTTGAAGCATATGACAGAACAATAGAAATAATCTCTGATAGCGAGGCGAACGAGATCCCACGCCTGGCGAAGATCAAGTTCCAGGCTTTGAACAAAAAAGGGCTCACGTTTGTCAGGGTACAGCAATTCAAAGAGGCATCCGAGGAATTTAACAAAGCCGTAAAGTTAATACCTGACTCCTTTGCAACCTGGATGAATTTGGGATTGGCTAACGTAAGAATTAATAAACTGCAAAATGCATTACGGGCATTTGACAGGGCCACAAAATTGAACTCCGGTTCTTATGAAGCATGGAACTATAAAGGTTTTGTTTTTGAAGACCTTGGAAAACTAGAAGAAGCACTAGTCTCCTTTGACAAGTCTATTCAGATCAATAGAAATTTTTTTGCAGCCTATAACAATAAAGGCCTTATTCTCGACAAAACCGGGAAACATCGTGAAGCGATTCAGTCATATGAAAAAGCCTTGAAAATCAACCCCTCATTTGATGCCGCATGGTTTAACAAAGCATGTTCACACTCTTTACTTAAAGAAAAGGAGGAGATGCTTTTTTCATTGTCAAAGGCACTTCAATTAAATCCTGGCTACAAGATCTCCTTACAGGAGATCCCGGATTTTGCCAATTACAGGACCGATCCTGATTTCGTGAAACTGTCAGACAGATAA
- the hisB gene encoding imidazoleglycerol-phosphate dehydratase HisB — MRTSHICRKTDETSVSLSLNLDGKGKRSISTGIGFFDHMLDLLAKHALFDLEIKASGDTEVDYHHTVEDVGICLGRAVKEALGDKAGITRFANASIPMQESLANVAVDISGRSALVFRVKLETEKIGDFDTELIKEFLEAFTVNAGLNLHVEVPYGENAHHISEGIFKGIAKALDRAMRIDNRTDGVPSTKGVL; from the coding sequence ATGAGAACGTCACATATCTGCAGAAAAACAGATGAGACAAGCGTAAGTCTATCGCTTAATCTGGATGGAAAGGGGAAGAGGTCGATATCTACCGGCATTGGTTTCTTTGATCACATGCTGGATCTCCTGGCAAAACACGCTTTGTTTGATCTGGAGATCAAGGCATCAGGAGATACTGAGGTTGACTATCATCATACGGTTGAAGACGTTGGTATCTGTTTGGGCCGTGCAGTGAAGGAGGCTCTGGGTGATAAAGCCGGGATTACCCGTTTTGCTAATGCCAGTATTCCAATGCAGGAGTCTCTGGCCAATGTTGCGGTTGATATAAGCGGCCGTTCTGCACTGGTATTTCGTGTGAAATTGGAGACAGAAAAGATAGGGGATTTTGATACGGAATTGATAAAAGAGTTTCTGGAGGCGTTTACGGTAAATGCCGGCCTCAATCTTCATGTTGAAGTTCCGTACGGTGAAAATGCACATCACATATCAGAGGGTATATTCAAAGGTATTGCAAAGGCACTTGACAGGGCCATGAGAATAGACAACCGAACGGACGGTGTTCCCTCAACAAAGGGTGTACTCTGA
- the hisA gene encoding phosphoribosylformimino-5-aminoimidazole carboxamide ribotide isomerase translates to MRFRPCIDLREGRVVQIIGGSLDESNSEKLKTNFETDRSPAYFAEMYKEDNLPGGHVISLGPGNEEAVLSALHAFPDGFHVGGGISPQNAGMYLDAGASHVIVTSYVFSDGKVDMDKLRLLQGTVGKNRLVLDLSCRKKGSGFWIVTDRWQKFTNVSIDRELLDQLSVHCDEFLVHGVDVEGKMEGIQSDLITILGKYSPIPVTYAGGVRSLTDLGMVKEFGLDRVDLTIGSALDIFGGGIPYRSVVNWFNPAIH, encoded by the coding sequence ATGAGATTTAGACCGTGCATAGACTTGCGGGAGGGGCGTGTTGTTCAGATTATTGGAGGGTCTCTTGATGAAAGCAACTCAGAGAAATTAAAGACCAATTTTGAGACAGATCGTTCTCCTGCGTATTTTGCAGAAATGTACAAGGAAGATAATCTTCCCGGTGGCCATGTGATATCACTTGGACCAGGCAACGAGGAGGCTGTTCTCTCCGCGCTCCATGCCTTTCCAGATGGATTCCATGTTGGAGGAGGGATATCACCTCAAAATGCTGGTATGTATCTTGACGCGGGAGCAAGCCATGTAATTGTGACATCATATGTATTCTCTGATGGAAAAGTCGACATGGATAAGCTCCGTTTACTTCAAGGCACTGTTGGCAAAAACCGACTGGTACTGGATCTGAGCTGTCGGAAAAAGGGGTCTGGCTTCTGGATTGTAACCGACAGGTGGCAAAAGTTCACGAATGTGTCTATCGACCGTGAACTGCTTGATCAGCTTTCAGTCCATTGCGACGAATTTCTGGTGCATGGGGTTGATGTTGAAGGGAAAATGGAAGGAATTCAATCGGATCTCATTACAATTCTCGGAAAATATTCTCCGATCCCAGTAACCTATGCCGGTGGCGTCAGATCCCTTACAGACCTTGGCATGGTGAAGGAATTTGGCCTGGATCGGGTAGACCTCACCATTGGCAGTGCACTGGATATTTTTGGAGGAGGTATTCCCTACCGCAGCGTTGTGAATTGGTTCAATCCAGCAATACATTAA
- a CDS encoding tetratricopeptide repeat protein encodes MKSNNEWLQRIGFFSLFVYAGLMTGSVFIFPGPGYMYADSHNRTEPIAFQSDRAVTHGNELFQELLQTQDEQLDIARMSLRIAQEEYPFINIERYIECIDWYARVLGVRIADKREPESVIQIINDFLYSELGFTYVKTGHLKDIYLNDVLDRREGNCVGMSILYLAIAERLGLPLFGVNVPDHIFVRYDDGETKINIETGHEGICLNDSFYVAHSLEPFEENSVKNGCYLKNLTKKEVISNIFLNLSKTRRKGGHLEEALSDCNKSIILKPNDPAAYCNRGVIYEKMDMIPEAIKSYGKAISLNQKYASAYYNRGSLYGVIGMIDEAINDFNSAIFINPEFTICYFNRAIAYKKTGQLEKAIQDYDKVIENEPKNAQAYCNRGVVFAEKGIFDLAIKDFDTAIDLNPNLSDAYFARAIFFADMDQKKEAIEDFSRCIDLTPDKTFVFYLRGKLYGLIGDSENAIRDLSNAIAIQPDLAGLYIERGIIFYQLNKLEEAISDFDRSLLLFPGNPIAYLYRGKSFENDGQFEKAIEDFEVFLKIVPDSPDADTIEKEVRELKLLPQRVQ; translated from the coding sequence GTGAAAAGTAATAATGAGTGGCTGCAAAGGATAGGGTTTTTTTCTCTGTTCGTGTATGCTGGTTTGATGACAGGTTCCGTGTTTATTTTTCCCGGTCCGGGTTACATGTATGCGGATAGTCATAATCGTACAGAGCCGATAGCTTTTCAGTCAGACAGGGCAGTTACTCACGGTAATGAATTGTTTCAAGAATTATTACAGACTCAGGACGAACAGCTGGATATTGCCCGTATGTCTTTACGTATTGCGCAGGAAGAGTATCCTTTTATCAATATAGAAAGGTATATCGAATGCATTGACTGGTATGCAAGGGTATTGGGAGTGAGGATTGCCGACAAGAGGGAACCTGAATCGGTCATTCAGATTATCAATGATTTTCTTTACTCTGAACTTGGCTTCACTTATGTGAAAACCGGCCATTTAAAGGATATCTATTTAAATGATGTGCTTGATAGGAGAGAAGGGAATTGTGTAGGGATGTCGATCCTTTATCTTGCTATAGCAGAGAGATTAGGGCTGCCGCTTTTCGGGGTTAATGTTCCAGATCATATTTTTGTCAGATATGATGATGGTGAAACAAAAATAAACATTGAGACCGGTCACGAAGGGATATGTTTGAATGACTCCTTTTATGTTGCTCATAGTTTAGAGCCTTTTGAAGAAAACAGTGTGAAAAATGGCTGTTATTTGAAAAATTTAACGAAGAAGGAGGTCATCTCGAATATTTTCTTAAACCTTTCTAAAACAAGAAGAAAGGGCGGTCATCTTGAGGAAGCTTTGAGTGATTGTAATAAGTCCATCATTCTTAAACCGAATGATCCAGCTGCCTATTGCAACAGAGGAGTAATCTATGAAAAGATGGATATGATTCCTGAAGCAATAAAGAGCTATGGCAAAGCAATATCCCTTAACCAGAAATATGCATCAGCATACTATAATCGAGGCTCCCTCTATGGTGTAATAGGAATGATAGATGAGGCGATAAATGATTTTAACAGTGCTATTTTTATCAATCCTGAGTTTACGATATGTTACTTTAACAGGGCGATTGCTTATAAGAAAACTGGCCAGTTGGAGAAGGCGATACAGGATTACGACAAAGTCATTGAAAATGAACCAAAGAATGCACAAGCGTATTGTAATAGAGGAGTGGTGTTTGCGGAAAAAGGGATTTTTGACCTTGCGATTAAAGACTTTGATACGGCAATTGATTTAAATCCTAATCTCAGTGATGCATATTTTGCAAGGGCTATATTTTTTGCAGATATGGATCAGAAAAAAGAAGCTATTGAGGATTTCAGCAGGTGCATAGATTTGACACCAGACAAAACATTTGTGTTCTATTTAAGAGGGAAACTGTATGGCCTGATCGGCGATTCTGAAAATGCGATTAGAGATCTCAGTAATGCAATAGCTATTCAACCAGATCTTGCGGGATTATATATAGAGAGGGGTATTATTTTCTATCAATTAAATAAGCTGGAAGAGGCTATCTCTGACTTTGATAGATCGCTCCTTCTTTTTCCAGGAAACCCGATTGCGTATCTCTACAGGGGGAAGTCATTTGAGAATGATGGTCAGTTTGAAAAAGCGATTGAAGATTTTGAAGTGTTCCTGAAGATTGTTCCTGACTCACCCGATGCAGATACTATTGAAAAGGAAGTTCGTGAATTGAAGCTGTTACCGCAGAGAGTCCAGTAG
- a CDS encoding tellurite resistance/C4-dicarboxylate transporter family protein, producing MSFIKESIKTLHPAYFAMVMSTGIISIASRLLGFTDIAWALFYINVIVYTILLPFQTLRVFIYWDSLYKDLCNPKLSLVFFTTVAATNVLGAQFITIVNQPEIAKIFWYFGIFLWVAVSLFSFSILFVKCEEGPEAVIHGGWLIATVGTQSVAVLGAALASQFVTSSSFVMFASIVWWMIGAFLYVVLIILLFYRLVFFKLAPEALIPPYWINMGAIAITTLAGSIICLSAPKIGGIYTEFVPFIKGFTLFFWSFGTWWIPLLIILGIWKFVIHKVPFTYTPLDWGMVFPLGMYTACTFKLSEALQIPFISNISEYFIYPAYAAWVFTFIGMITAMVKSLGKKETPAP from the coding sequence ATGTCTTTTATCAAAGAGTCAATTAAGACGCTTCATCCAGCCTATTTTGCTATGGTAATGTCGACAGGCATAATATCCATTGCATCCAGGCTTTTAGGTTTTACCGATATTGCATGGGCACTTTTTTACATAAATGTCATTGTCTACACAATACTTTTACCTTTCCAGACACTGCGTGTATTTATCTACTGGGACTCTCTATACAAAGATCTTTGTAATCCAAAACTCAGTCTGGTATTTTTTACCACAGTCGCAGCTACAAACGTACTGGGTGCACAATTCATCACGATAGTCAATCAGCCGGAAATTGCGAAAATTTTCTGGTATTTCGGCATCTTTCTCTGGGTTGCTGTTTCCTTATTCTCGTTCAGTATACTCTTTGTCAAGTGTGAGGAGGGACCGGAAGCAGTAATACACGGTGGCTGGCTGATAGCTACCGTGGGAACTCAATCTGTGGCAGTTCTCGGTGCGGCACTTGCATCTCAATTTGTGACCAGTAGCAGTTTTGTGATGTTTGCTTCCATTGTGTGGTGGATGATCGGAGCTTTCCTCTATGTGGTTTTAATTATCCTGCTTTTCTATCGACTGGTATTCTTCAAGTTGGCTCCCGAGGCGTTGATACCTCCTTACTGGATTAACATGGGTGCAATTGCCATCACCACTCTGGCAGGTTCCATCATATGTTTAAGTGCTCCGAAAATAGGGGGAATTTATACCGAATTCGTACCATTCATAAAGGGATTCACACTGTTTTTCTGGTCATTCGGTACGTGGTGGATACCGCTTTTAATAATTTTAGGAATCTGGAAGTTTGTTATACACAAAGTACCATTTACGTATACGCCGCTAGATTGGGGTATGGTCTTCCCCTTAGGTATGTATACCGCATGTACTTTTAAACTTTCAGAGGCTTTACAAATTCCTTTCATCTCAAACATCTCAGAATATTTTATCTATCCTGCTTATGCTGCCTGGGTTTTTACATTTATCGGTATGATCACCGCCATGGTAAAGTCATTAGGTAAAAAGGAGACTCCTGCACCCTGA
- a CDS encoding PQQ-binding-like beta-propeller repeat protein, with translation MSKFVCLKNGAFTRMYELNRKGFFVTLYTIQVFRQRHLLPSTFFTFYFMFLAVSFHTAWADDQKGESVRYQSEYFGARVAKTPWPMHRHDLRHTGRSPYVGAQTNGIKWKFQAGASISSSPVIGIDGTVFFGSQDKHFYAINPDGSLKWKFETGDDVDSTATIDIDGIIYFGSWDRYLYALYPDGKLKWKYKSDGGIISSPAIGDDGTLYFGCWDDRIHAVDSSGKQKWVYKTADHIWSSPAIGDDGTVYCGSEDYYMFALRPDGKAVWSFGTHYLLESSPSIGDDGTIYFGSEDANLFALEPSGRLKWQFKTEYDIDSSPALASDGTIYVGSGDGFLYALNPDGTLKWKFETRYSIMSSPAVDANGTVYIGSRDKKFYAMNSDGTLKWYIETGGAIESSAAIDEDGTIYIASTDGILYAIGEKLDP, from the coding sequence ATGAGTAAGTTTGTTTGTTTGAAAAACGGCGCCTTTACACGGATGTATGAATTAAATCGAAAGGGATTTTTTGTGACACTATATACGATACAGGTTTTTAGACAGAGACATTTATTGCCCAGTACGTTTTTCACTTTTTATTTTATGTTCCTGGCCGTTTCTTTCCATACTGCATGGGCGGATGACCAGAAGGGAGAGAGTGTAAGATATCAATCAGAATACTTCGGGGCCAGGGTGGCAAAAACACCCTGGCCGATGCATCGGCATGATTTACGCCATACCGGGAGGAGTCCTTACGTGGGCGCTCAGACAAATGGGATAAAATGGAAGTTCCAGGCCGGGGCTTCAATCTCCTCTTCCCCCGTTATTGGTATCGATGGGACTGTTTTCTTCGGATCACAGGATAAGCACTTCTATGCAATCAACCCGGATGGTTCTCTGAAATGGAAATTTGAGACAGGAGATGATGTGGATTCAACTGCGACCATTGATATTGATGGTATAATCTATTTCGGTTCATGGGATAGGTATCTGTATGCACTGTATCCGGATGGTAAACTGAAATGGAAGTACAAATCAGATGGAGGCATTATCTCATCCCCCGCGATAGGGGATGATGGGACCCTTTACTTTGGATGCTGGGACGATAGGATACATGCTGTGGATTCCAGCGGTAAACAAAAATGGGTGTACAAGACGGCTGATCACATATGGTCTTCACCTGCCATCGGCGACGATGGCACGGTGTATTGCGGGTCTGAAGATTACTATATGTTTGCTCTCAGGCCTGATGGAAAGGCTGTCTGGTCATTTGGTACACACTACCTGCTTGAATCTTCTCCTTCTATCGGAGACGACGGGACCATTTATTTTGGTTCTGAAGATGCCAATCTCTTTGCCCTGGAGCCATCCGGCCGCCTAAAATGGCAGTTTAAGACTGAATATGATATTGATTCTTCGCCAGCCCTGGCGAGCGACGGGACAATTTATGTCGGGTCTGGTGACGGGTTCTTGTACGCACTTAATCCTGATGGAACACTGAAGTGGAAGTTTGAGACAAGGTATTCAATAATGTCATCTCCTGCTGTAGATGCCAATGGGACTGTCTACATTGGTTCCAGAGACAAAAAATTCTATGCCATGAACAGCGATGGCACCCTGAAGTGGTATATTGAAACAGGAGGAGCCATTGAATCCTCGGCCGCCATAGATGAAGATGGGACTATTTATATTGCCTCAACAGATGGCATACTCTATGCTATCGGGGAAAAGCTTGATCCCTGA
- the hisC gene encoding histidinol-phosphate transaminase codes for MTTRSSYFRKNIDRMAGYVPGEQPRDGAYIKLNTNENPYPPSPKVLAALKEAVDEKLRLYPDPNATAVKEKAAEIFSTRPERVMVGNGSDELLTIIIRCFVGEGDKVVYPYPTYLLYKILSDIQDGTVCTVNFPEDYSLPEEIISKGASIIFICNPNSPSGTMVSVDEVSNIAGKTNSVIVVDEAYVDFADDNCLRLVDEHPNLIILRTLSKSYSLAGMRLGFAVAQEGLIGGMMKVKDSYNVNRLGMAAAIAALGDQETFRENVARIKRTRGHLVDSLGKLGFHVYPSQTNFVMIKCAGSSVAKGIYGRLKEQKILIRYIDEPSLDDCLRITVGTDGEIETLLKKMEEIKRSL; via the coding sequence ATGACAACACGATCAAGTTACTTTAGAAAGAACATTGATAGAATGGCCGGATACGTTCCTGGAGAACAACCCCGGGATGGCGCGTATATCAAGCTCAATACTAATGAGAATCCGTATCCACCATCACCAAAAGTACTGGCGGCATTGAAGGAGGCTGTGGATGAAAAATTGCGGCTCTATCCCGATCCGAATGCAACGGCTGTGAAGGAAAAGGCGGCCGAGATTTTTAGCACACGTCCTGAACGTGTCATGGTGGGGAATGGTTCAGATGAACTATTAACCATAATAATTCGCTGCTTTGTAGGGGAGGGAGATAAAGTTGTTTATCCCTATCCAACGTATCTGCTTTATAAGATCCTCTCTGATATTCAAGATGGTACGGTGTGCACTGTGAACTTTCCTGAAGACTATTCCCTACCGGAAGAGATTATAAGCAAGGGGGCATCAATTATTTTTATCTGTAATCCGAATTCTCCTTCCGGAACGATGGTATCTGTCGATGAGGTATCAAACATTGCAGGTAAGACAAACAGTGTAATTGTAGTTGATGAGGCATATGTTGATTTTGCTGATGATAACTGCTTGAGACTGGTAGACGAACATCCAAACCTGATTATCCTGCGTACTTTGTCAAAGTCATATTCTTTAGCGGGAATGCGTCTGGGGTTTGCTGTTGCCCAGGAAGGCTTGATAGGCGGGATGATGAAGGTCAAGGATTCGTATAATGTAAACAGGCTGGGTATGGCAGCTGCAATTGCAGCATTAGGTGATCAGGAAACATTCCGGGAAAACGTTGCCAGAATAAAACGGACGAGAGGACACCTCGTGGACTCACTGGGGAAACTGGGGTTTCATGTATATCCGTCCCAGACTAATTTTGTGATGATAAAGTGTGCGGGCAGCTCTGTGGCCAAAGGGATATATGGAAGATTGAAAGAACAGAAGATTCTTATCCGGTACATCGATGAACCAAGCCTGGACGATTGTCTCAGAATTACGGTTGGGACAGATGGGGAAATAGAGACATTGCTCAAGAAAATGGAGGAGATAAAACGTTCTCTGTAG
- the hisD gene encoding histidinol dehydrogenase, whose translation MKVIKLQESGNEFEVEKIKQGMSLFADIISVKMADKTREVFDEPLSPIESVKRIISDVREKGDNALSYYSEKFEGVALSANDFRVKEEEIEDAYRKVSAGFLRAIRTARDNIKVFQEHIRMHEPEPFYSKGTRITVTYDPIENVGLYIPGGSASYPSTVLMNAMPAKVAGVKNIAVVSPPGKDGSLSPERLVACKESEVDEIYKIGGVHAVAALAFGTKTVRKVDMIVGPGNIYVTLAKKEVFGHVGIDILAGPSEVLIIADHSANAVFIAADLLSQAEHAPGISILVTDSEKFANDVLHETDRQLLSVPRSDCVRESLAKFGFILITKDLDEAIAVTNTLAPEHLQIVTRNDESVLSGIKHAGAIFLGPYSPVAVGDYIAGPSHVLPTGSTARFFSGLSVNDFLKRKSIMTNSKHDLASLADDIITISEAEGLWAHAQSVRVRMEK comes from the coding sequence ATGAAAGTAATAAAACTACAAGAGAGCGGTAATGAATTTGAGGTAGAAAAGATCAAACAGGGAATGAGTCTGTTTGCTGATATAATTTCGGTAAAGATGGCGGACAAGACGAGAGAGGTATTTGATGAACCTCTCTCACCAATAGAAAGTGTAAAGCGTATTATTTCTGATGTCAGGGAAAAAGGTGATAATGCCTTATCGTATTATTCAGAAAAATTTGAGGGTGTTGCCTTATCTGCGAATGATTTTCGAGTCAAAGAGGAAGAGATTGAAGATGCCTACAGGAAGGTGTCCGCCGGCTTTTTACGAGCTATAAGAACTGCACGGGATAACATCAAGGTCTTCCAGGAACACATCCGTATGCATGAACCTGAACCATTTTATTCGAAGGGTACAAGAATAACCGTTACCTATGATCCAATTGAAAATGTTGGTCTTTATATCCCGGGAGGTTCTGCATCGTATCCTTCAACAGTACTCATGAATGCGATGCCTGCTAAAGTTGCAGGGGTGAAAAATATCGCTGTCGTCTCACCGCCTGGGAAAGACGGGAGTTTATCACCTGAAAGGCTGGTTGCCTGCAAGGAATCTGAGGTAGATGAGATCTATAAGATTGGAGGCGTACATGCAGTTGCGGCGCTTGCATTCGGTACGAAGACAGTACGGAAGGTTGACATGATAGTTGGTCCGGGTAATATCTATGTTACCCTTGCCAAAAAAGAGGTATTTGGACATGTCGGAATCGATATATTAGCGGGTCCGAGCGAAGTCCTGATCATTGCGGATCATTCTGCAAATGCTGTTTTTATTGCTGCCGATCTGCTTTCTCAGGCGGAACATGCCCCTGGCATATCAATATTAGTTACCGACTCTGAGAAATTTGCAAATGACGTCTTACATGAGACAGATCGGCAGTTGTTAAGTGTACCCCGGAGCGACTGCGTCAGAGAATCACTTGCGAAGTTTGGTTTCATTCTCATCACAAAAGATCTTGACGAGGCAATTGCTGTAACAAATACTCTTGCTCCAGAGCATCTCCAGATAGTTACAAGAAATGATGAAAGTGTTCTGTCGGGGATAAAGCATGCAGGGGCAATATTTCTGGGTCCCTATTCACCCGTTGCGGTAGGGGATTATATTGCCGGACCGTCCCATGTCTTACCAACGGGAAGCACCGCTCGATTTTTTTCCGGTTTGTCTGTGAACGACTTTCTGAAAAGGAAGAGTATTATGACAAATTCAAAACATGATCTGGCTTCACTGGCAGATGATATTATCACCATTTCAGAAGCTGAAGGTCTTTGGGCACATGCTCAATCGGTGCGCGTGAGAATGGAAAAATGA
- a CDS encoding aspartate-semialdehyde dehydrogenase, translating to MGVNLAVVGVTGAVGTEMLKVLERRNFPVDTLRPLASRRSAGKGILFREKKLEVQELREDSFEGIDIALFSAGGTISRKFVPHAVESNCVVIDNTSAFRMDDDVPLVVPEVNSDKIADHNGVIANPNCSTIQLVLVLKPLHDAVKIKRVVVSTYQAVSGAGLVAIEELKNETEFLLNTRGAYERNVFPHQIAFNILPQIPQSNAFMPNGYTEEEMKMIKETRKILDDSSFRITTTTVRVPVFRCHSESVNIETRSKISAHEARIILSKAEGLIVLDDPTRQLYPLASSAAGKDETFVGRIREDESVENGLNLWIVSDNLLKGAALNAVQIAEKLLDKLST from the coding sequence TTGGGAGTTAATCTTGCAGTCGTTGGAGTTACAGGTGCTGTTGGCACAGAAATGCTTAAGGTGCTTGAAAGAAGGAACTTCCCTGTGGACACGTTACGTCCCCTTGCCTCTCGCCGTTCAGCAGGCAAGGGCATACTATTCAGGGAAAAGAAGTTAGAGGTTCAGGAACTCCGGGAAGATTCATTTGAGGGGATTGACATCGCCCTTTTCAGTGCAGGAGGTACTATAAGCAGAAAGTTCGTGCCACATGCGGTTGAAAGTAACTGTGTCGTTATAGACAATACCAGTGCTTTTAGAATGGATGATGATGTTCCATTGGTTGTGCCTGAGGTAAACTCTGATAAAATTGCTGATCATAATGGCGTAATCGCAAACCCTAACTGCTCAACAATCCAATTAGTTCTTGTTTTGAAGCCCCTGCACGATGCGGTAAAGATAAAACGAGTCGTGGTATCAACTTACCAGGCGGTTTCTGGAGCTGGATTAGTGGCTATAGAGGAGCTCAAAAACGAGACCGAATTTCTTCTGAATACGAGGGGAGCTTACGAACGTAACGTATTTCCTCATCAGATAGCATTTAATATATTACCCCAGATACCTCAGAGCAATGCTTTTATGCCGAATGGGTATACGGAAGAGGAGATGAAGATGATTAAGGAGACTCGAAAGATTCTGGATGATTCCTCCTTTCGTATCACCACAACTACCGTACGGGTACCCGTTTTTCGCTGTCATAGTGAATCAGTAAATATTGAGACCAGATCAAAGATATCTGCGCATGAGGCGAGAATCATATTAAGCAAGGCTGAAGGCCTGATTGTGCTTGATGATCCAACCAGACAGCTCTACCCACTGGCATCATCAGCCGCCGGTAAAGACGAGACCTTTGTCGGCCGAATACGGGAAGATGAGTCTGTTGAAAATGGCCTAAATCTGTGGATAGTCAGTGATAACTTGTTAAAGGGTGCAGCCTTAAATGCGGTCCAAATAGCAGAGAAATTACTCGATAAACTTTCAACCTGA